A window of Pyrobaculum aerophilum str. IM2 contains these coding sequences:
- a CDS encoding ATP-binding protein, whose product MRRIKSSLAVGLSVEFVDRELALKRVEEWADRGTRLVQVVYGPEGCGKSTWLKQSAELLKELGFHVIYVNPLQREYAAYVDVKDVAKRLAEAAAERSGVAEVRLADLAVQLAAFLIKKRRRKIAILADDVFQAIGVDKAASYVKWMLSVIEHPPGEYERIVAVAATSEGATRREIGRHAWASQYPMWNMARDGFNQLYEQIPSAGLSAEEAWRWTGGNPRMLGELHAAGWSVEETIRQIAEMKRLAALAASLTAEEREWLEEALEDPDALFTRERLPLLERLVDLNLVVDTLPERDARSWIDTPPPEKNGELGIGRYVAWQTPLHREAVRKTLRLAKTR is encoded by the coding sequence GTGAGGAGAATTAAATCGTCTTTGGCCGTTGGCTTATCTGTCGAATTCGTAGACAGGGAGCTCGCCCTCAAGAGGGTAGAGGAGTGGGCCGACAGGGGGACTAGGCTAGTCCAAGTGGTGTACGGCCCCGAGGGATGTGGGAAATCCACGTGGCTTAAGCAATCAGCTGAACTGTTGAAAGAGCTGGGATTTCACGTAATTTACGTCAACCCCCTCCAGAGGGAGTACGCCGCTTATGTAGATGTTAAGGACGTGGCGAAGAGGCTGGCTGAGGCGGCGGCTGAGAGGAGCGGCGTCGCTGAAGTCAGGCTGGCGGATCTCGCCGTTCAACTGGCCGCGTTTTTAATTAAGAAGAGGAGGAGGAAAATAGCCATTCTGGCAGACGACGTATTTCAGGCCATCGGCGTTGACAAAGCCGCCTCTTATGTCAAGTGGATGCTCAGCGTAATTGAACACCCGCCGGGCGAATACGAGAGAATTGTGGCCGTGGCGGCGACTAGCGAGGGGGCCACGAGGAGAGAGATAGGCAGGCACGCCTGGGCTAGTCAATACCCCATGTGGAACATGGCGAGGGACGGCTTTAACCAGCTGTACGAACAAATCCCCAGCGCCGGGCTATCAGCGGAGGAGGCGTGGAGGTGGACAGGAGGCAACCCCCGCATGTTAGGCGAGCTACACGCCGCGGGTTGGAGCGTTGAAGAGACCATAAGGCAGATAGCAGAGATGAAGAGACTGGCGGCCTTAGCCGCGTCGCTAACCGCCGAGGAGAGAGAGTGGCTTGAGGAGGCCCTTGAAGATCCCGACGCGCTTTTTACACGGGAAAGACTACCGCTGTTAGAACGCCTGGTGGATTTAAACCTCGTGGTAGACACATTACCAGAAAGAGATGCGCGCTCCTGGATAGACACGCCCCCGCCCGAGAAAAACGGCGAGTTGGGAATAGGCAGATACGTCGCCTGGCAAACTCCCCTACACAGAGAGGCTGTGAGAAAAACCCTACGCCTGGCCAAAACCCGCTAA
- a CDS encoding ABC transporter permease, producing the protein MIREFLKTPSGLAGVAILVIFSLISIVVVFTFPLDYGTRYWSNPKYWEDYPKLVPPAWYNYFVPYRLPQHFVNDKTAPTEEVENIKRWLFEYEFDADKFPTGIVFKYVNLTYYKDIPLISLKVKRPDGRELVLIDYDEGIPPLRPGERSPYLRFIENPRTIFLSAEPQAIRKATAFAEELGVACTTSEVRDAALLPYIVFGNPISNKCVAESFRPLKGKYIFEVEMIGDSRDNIGLVRLVIQGAVYGAMGTDYLGRDLAQGLLFGFPVALFIGGVVALLATLIGLSLGILSGYMGGKVDEGIQRFADVMNNLPILPLLILFVFVLGRSIFNIIFVLVLFGWASTTIIVRSMVLSIKTSQFVEAAKLAGASIWWIMRKHILPPVLPYAFALMIFNVPGAILSEASLSFLGLGDPSIPTWGQILQQAFDNGALKNFAWWWILPPGFLIVLTAVGFVLVFFALEPIVNPRLKRQ; encoded by the coding sequence ATGATAAGAGAATTTCTCAAAACACCATCGGGGCTTGCCGGCGTAGCCATCTTAGTTATATTCTCGTTAATATCAATAGTTGTAGTTTTTACATTTCCGCTAGACTATGGCACAAGATACTGGTCTAACCCCAAGTACTGGGAAGATTACCCCAAGCTTGTTCCGCCTGCTTGGTACAATTACTTCGTCCCTTACAGACTACCGCAACATTTTGTAAACGATAAGACAGCCCCAACGGAGGAGGTTGAGAATATAAAAAGATGGTTGTTTGAATATGAGTTTGACGCGGATAAATTCCCTACTGGCATAGTTTTTAAATATGTAAATTTGACATATTATAAAGATATACCTTTAATTTCACTAAAAGTAAAGAGACCCGATGGTAGAGAACTTGTGTTAATAGATTATGATGAAGGTATTCCTCCGCTTAGGCCTGGCGAGAGATCGCCCTATTTAAGATTTATAGAAAACCCGAGAACGATTTTCCTCAGCGCAGAGCCGCAGGCTATTAGGAAAGCAACTGCTTTTGCGGAAGAGCTAGGTGTTGCATGTACAACATCGGAGGTTAGAGATGCAGCATTGTTGCCATATATAGTATTCGGCAACCCTATTTCTAACAAATGCGTCGCAGAATCTTTCAGGCCTTTGAAGGGGAAGTACATTTTTGAGGTTGAAATGATTGGGGATTCTAGAGATAATATAGGCTTAGTACGTTTAGTTATTCAAGGAGCGGTATACGGCGCCATGGGTACAGATTACTTAGGTCGCGACTTGGCACAAGGGCTTCTCTTTGGTTTTCCAGTGGCATTATTTATAGGGGGCGTAGTTGCCCTCTTGGCAACGTTAATAGGCTTATCGCTTGGAATACTCAGCGGTTATATGGGCGGTAAGGTGGACGAGGGCATCCAAAGATTTGCAGATGTTATGAACAACCTTCCCATACTGCCATTGCTGATATTATTCGTATTTGTGCTGGGGCGTAGCATATTTAATATAATATTTGTATTAGTGCTATTTGGTTGGGCTAGCACTACAATTATTGTGAGATCTATGGTGCTTAGTATTAAGACAAGTCAATTTGTTGAGGCTGCCAAACTCGCTGGCGCTAGCATCTGGTGGATTATGAGAAAACACATACTACCTCCTGTGTTGCCTTACGCCTTTGCTTTAATGATTTTCAACGTACCCGGTGCCATATTGTCAGAAGCTAGCTTAAGCTTCTTAGGTCTTGGCGATCCATCTATTCCAACTTGGGGACAGATTTTACAACAAGCATTTGACAACGGCGCATTGAAAAACTTCGCTTGGTGGTGGATTTTGCCACCTGGCTTTTTAATAGTTTTAACAGCGGTGGGTTTTGTCTTAGTATTTTTCGCATTAGAGCCTATTGTCAATCCTAGGCTTAAGAGGCAATAA
- a CDS encoding glucodextranase DOMON-like domain-containing protein, with translation MKSEKILLAVILAALIYAQGLFTVQTATDESGDFQGPGWYSLPQYPVFKNGSVFDVTKFEVLYNASADALVFRITFADLGGNPWGSETGFSLQYVLIYISRGFPGNPWGTVSCTILRPDDGNVASGNAFFDEATRFFCPDPANLTQYKYTPGVRFSSLAPWDVAIFIGPKWGNETVNFVAVADVTGGTISVSPLPQVYASDNSIIAVVPRKLIPPTTRLMSDFPQPSWRYYVLVTSYDDYGPGRIRPFGPMAQEWTVGVGTANASAVLSGTVPRVLDILGLNTQLATFTAEAPATLVPQMLSWGDFPLAYTTTTVNRILPVTVTRTDTLTLTETETVTTTQVNVVTQTVREIVERPYVDPISYVVLGLGVIAGIAGALVAARRR, from the coding sequence ATGAAATCGGAAAAAATACTCCTTGCAGTTATATTAGCCGCGTTAATATATGCACAGGGGTTATTTACTGTACAAACTGCTACCGATGAGTCAGGCGATTTTCAAGGCCCGGGGTGGTACTCTCTGCCTCAATATCCCGTTTTTAAAAACGGAAGTGTTTTCGATGTTACGAAGTTTGAGGTGTTGTACAACGCATCGGCAGACGCACTTGTTTTTAGGATAACCTTCGCCGACCTCGGGGGCAATCCGTGGGGATCTGAGACCGGATTCTCGCTTCAATACGTCCTAATATACATAAGCCGAGGCTTTCCCGGAAACCCGTGGGGCACTGTGTCCTGTACAATTCTCAGGCCCGATGATGGCAATGTTGCCTCTGGCAATGCCTTCTTTGATGAGGCTACTAGGTTCTTCTGTCCAGATCCCGCCAACTTGACGCAGTATAAGTATACCCCTGGCGTCAGGTTCTCAAGCCTAGCACCTTGGGACGTAGCCATATTTATTGGACCTAAGTGGGGCAACGAGACAGTTAACTTTGTAGCGGTTGCCGACGTCACTGGCGGCACCATAAGTGTCTCACCGTTACCTCAAGTATATGCCAGTGACAATTCAATAATTGCCGTAGTGCCGAGGAAGCTAATTCCGCCCACCACTAGACTTATGAGCGACTTTCCGCAACCTAGCTGGAGATATTACGTCTTGGTCACCTCGTATGACGACTACGGCCCCGGCCGCATAAGGCCATTTGGCCCAATGGCCCAAGAGTGGACTGTTGGCGTTGGAACAGCTAACGCCTCAGCGGTACTGTCTGGAACAGTCCCCAGAGTGCTAGACATCTTAGGGCTTAATACGCAGTTAGCTACATTTACAGCAGAGGCTCCGGCAACGCTTGTGCCCCAAATGCTAAGTTGGGGCGACTTCCCGCTTGCCTATACTACGACAACGGTGAATAGAATACTGCCAGTGACGGTGACGAGGACTGACACCCTGACACTAACAGAGACAGAAACAGTTACCACAACGCAAGTTAACGTGGTAACGCAAACTGTACGTGAAATTGTTGAGAGACCCTACGTTGACCCAATTAGCTATGTAGTGTTAGGTCTCGGCGTGATTGCTGGAATTGCGGGTGCACTTGTCGCAGCGAGGAGAAGATAA
- a CDS encoding ABC transporter permease — translation MASLAKTLMIKALTLIIVLIGVLLLLAFIMGATGLSDKMLKSILTVEVQEYKQQLIRQGRDPVAVEKAIEEYMKERAAALGINRSWYERLPQLIYRLLVLDLGTSRTLQSSWGSNKISDIILDRLPNTIILTTTGIIFTALIGIWLGLYIGSNIGSRADRVISVLSAISYALPLWFVGLVLILTLAYGPRILWGVQIFPPGGMVSTPPPEEPLAYFLDVLWHLSLPLIASFIVFFGSWAYGIRNIVFSVSQEDFVNFARAKGLPENLVRRRYILRPSLPPILTSLILSLANSIGGYIITERVFNWPGMGALYYSAITALDEPVIFALTYVFTLVYIVARFVLEVLYVIVDPRIRLA, via the coding sequence ATGGCTTCTTTAGCAAAAACGCTTATGATTAAGGCTTTAACCCTTATAATTGTCCTTATAGGCGTGCTTCTTTTACTGGCTTTTATCATGGGGGCCACGGGCCTTTCTGACAAGATGTTAAAATCTATTTTAACAGTGGAGGTGCAGGAATATAAACAACAGCTTATTAGACAAGGCAGAGATCCAGTTGCGGTTGAAAAAGCAATTGAGGAGTATATGAAGGAGAGGGCTGCCGCATTAGGTATCAATAGGTCGTGGTATGAGAGATTGCCACAATTGATCTATAGGTTGTTAGTTTTAGATCTAGGCACTTCGAGAACATTACAATCATCGTGGGGTTCTAACAAAATCTCTGACATCATCTTAGATAGGTTACCCAACACTATAATTCTCACTACCACAGGAATAATTTTTACGGCCCTCATCGGCATTTGGCTGGGTCTGTACATAGGCTCGAATATTGGAAGTAGAGCAGATAGAGTAATATCCGTACTTTCAGCGATTTCATATGCGCTCCCTCTGTGGTTTGTGGGACTTGTTCTCATTTTAACGCTGGCTTACGGCCCAAGGATATTATGGGGTGTTCAGATATTCCCTCCTGGTGGCATGGTATCTACACCGCCGCCGGAGGAGCCTCTGGCGTATTTCCTTGATGTGTTGTGGCACCTCTCACTGCCTTTAATTGCGTCGTTTATTGTATTTTTCGGCAGCTGGGCTTACGGCATTAGAAATATCGTATTCTCAGTTTCACAAGAAGATTTTGTAAACTTCGCCAGAGCGAAGGGCCTCCCAGAGAATTTAGTAAGGAGAAGGTATATTCTCCGCCCCTCTCTGCCGCCTATATTAACAAGTCTAATTCTCAGTCTTGCTAACTCAATTGGTGGATATATAATCACAGAGAGAGTTTTTAACTGGCCTGGGATGGGCGCCTTGTACTACTCAGCAATAACTGCCTTAGACGAACCTGTGATATTCGCACTTACATATGTCTTTACACTTGTATATATAGTCGCTAGGTTCGTACTTGAAGTTTTATATGTGATAGTAGATCCACGTATTAGGTTAGCATGA
- a CDS encoding DUF72 domain-containing protein — MQVLVGTCGFPKSRRAVYSALDAVELQETFYNMPNSERMAQLRREAPEFRFTAKVFQGITHSPNSPTFKRTKGFKPGENHGMLKPTRENLQLWEQFAEAVSPLRPEVLVFQTPPSLKPEPYIYDFFTAVMGKWRLAWEPRGETYGDLKLIEKVAELGVIIVVDPLRREPTAARHYYFRLHGLGGREVNYKYKYTPQDLQKLASIIKRLDGEEAYVMFNNVYMYEDAVEFKRVYSSSV, encoded by the coding sequence GTGCAGGTGTTAGTGGGCACGTGCGGATTTCCCAAATCGCGCAGAGCCGTATACTCTGCGCTAGACGCAGTGGAGCTACAAGAGACGTTTTACAACATGCCCAACTCAGAGAGAATGGCGCAGCTCAGGCGCGAGGCGCCGGAGTTCCGCTTCACGGCTAAGGTATTTCAGGGAATAACCCACAGCCCAAACAGCCCTACTTTTAAACGCACTAAGGGGTTTAAGCCGGGGGAAAACCACGGGATGTTAAAGCCCACGCGGGAGAATTTACAGCTCTGGGAGCAGTTCGCGGAGGCAGTGTCGCCCCTCCGCCCCGAGGTGTTGGTGTTTCAAACGCCCCCAAGCCTCAAGCCGGAGCCGTATATATACGACTTCTTCACCGCCGTCATGGGGAAGTGGAGGCTCGCCTGGGAGCCCAGGGGGGAGACTTATGGCGATTTAAAGCTTATTGAAAAAGTGGCAGAGCTTGGCGTCATAATTGTCGTCGACCCCCTGAGGAGAGAGCCCACAGCAGCTAGGCACTACTACTTCAGACTACACGGACTTGGGGGACGGGAGGTGAACTACAAGTATAAGTATACGCCGCAGGACTTACAGAAGCTTGCCTCAATTATAAAACGGCTAGACGGCGAGGAGGCATACGTCATGTTTAACAACGTCTATATGTACGAAGACGCCGTTGAATTCAAGCGCGTGTATTCATCGAGCGTTTAA
- a CDS encoding ABC transporter substrate-binding protein → MKAKTALLAILILNILLLAQYTPPHTNPGPAADRIIGKSVPIEQAASAVKAGDIDVYIFGMRASLAAPLKGDPTVMLYTAAAGFNSIILNPAPANPSCLNPFADRDIRFAMQFVIDRDYIANEIFKGFAVPMYTWLSQYDPTYAIIADIITQLGIKYDMDYARTIVEQRMSELGATKGPDGKWYCQGKPVTIIGLIRVEDERKDIGDAFASALEQLGFTVDRKYVTFDVAIQTVYGTDPAEFQWHFYTEGWGKGALVRWDLSSIAQYCASWFGYMPGWQTTGWYNYANATIDELTDRIYKGNFKSINEYVDLYRKASQMCIEESIRVFVVTTLNAYVANPNLQGVTNDLGAGLRASVFNARNWYVPGKDVVYVGHRYVWTASSAWNPVPLGGFTDVYSVDWYRMIYDPAMWNHPFTGEPMPYRVSYVVETKGPDGAFELPADAYRWDAKQKAWVSVAGEKAKSKVVFNYAKYIGANWHHGQPIKLADVLFIYAWYWDIANDPNKVARESGVASYVNGTMAIIKGIRILNDTAIEVYIDFWHFDPNYIASWAVVTPDMPWEVYYAVDQLVYVKQTHAASRSGATKYNVPWLSLILRDHAKAAADVLQEALDQVIFPENWFKIGNKTLFTKDEALARYRAAIDWFNQYRHMIISQGPFYLYAIDTANQYIELRAFRDPTYPYKPGAFYFGVATPVSIKAINIPTIAVGQSGTVSISLEVPEGAGRIFYKWGIIDQTTGKFVYISDEASATTTPITISIPTDVASKLTPNKAYKFWIYAYTENVPIVAESTQVFVPRTVAPTPTPSPSPSPSPAPSPTQPTVITTTTVAPAAGTTEALAAGIIGIIAVLVALAFALRRRRGEGTQTR, encoded by the coding sequence ATGAAGGCAAAAACAGCTCTATTAGCAATACTAATACTAAACATACTGCTTTTAGCGCAGTACACCCCACCACATACAAACCCCGGGCCGGCGGCTGATAGAATTATTGGAAAATCAGTACCCATTGAACAAGCGGCTTCTGCTGTAAAGGCAGGCGATATCGATGTGTACATCTTCGGCATGAGGGCTTCTCTTGCCGCGCCGCTAAAAGGCGATCCTACCGTAATGCTTTACACAGCCGCTGCTGGTTTCAACAGCATCATCCTTAACCCAGCGCCCGCAAATCCGTCTTGTCTCAATCCATTCGCAGATAGGGATATTAGATTCGCTATGCAGTTTGTAATTGATAGAGATTACATTGCTAATGAGATTTTCAAAGGTTTCGCAGTACCAATGTATACTTGGCTGTCACAATATGATCCCACATATGCAATTATAGCAGATATCATTACCCAGCTTGGCATTAAATATGACATGGACTATGCGAGAACCATAGTTGAGCAAAGAATGTCGGAGCTTGGTGCGACAAAAGGTCCGGACGGAAAATGGTACTGCCAAGGGAAGCCTGTGACGATCATTGGACTCATACGTGTGGAAGACGAGCGTAAAGACATAGGCGACGCCTTTGCTTCAGCTTTAGAACAATTAGGCTTCACTGTAGATAGGAAATACGTAACATTTGACGTAGCAATACAAACAGTATACGGTACAGATCCCGCCGAATTCCAGTGGCACTTCTACACAGAGGGCTGGGGCAAAGGGGCGTTGGTTAGATGGGACTTGAGCTCTATTGCCCAGTACTGCGCATCTTGGTTTGGCTATATGCCAGGTTGGCAAACAACGGGATGGTATAACTACGCAAATGCTACAATAGATGAACTAACAGACAGGATATATAAAGGTAATTTCAAATCTATTAACGAATACGTTGACCTTTATAGAAAGGCTTCTCAAATGTGTATAGAGGAGTCTATTAGAGTATTTGTTGTAACAACTTTAAATGCCTATGTTGCTAATCCCAACCTACAAGGAGTTACTAACGACCTAGGCGCTGGGCTGAGAGCATCTGTTTTCAACGCTCGTAACTGGTATGTGCCGGGTAAAGATGTTGTGTATGTTGGTCATAGATATGTCTGGACTGCCTCAAGCGCTTGGAACCCGGTGCCTCTAGGCGGTTTCACGGACGTATACTCGGTGGATTGGTATAGAATGATTTACGACCCTGCTATGTGGAACCACCCATTCACTGGTGAGCCAATGCCGTATAGAGTATCGTACGTCGTAGAAACAAAGGGCCCAGATGGTGCTTTTGAATTACCAGCTGATGCTTATAGATGGGATGCTAAACAAAAAGCCTGGGTTAGCGTCGCCGGCGAAAAAGCCAAGTCGAAAGTTGTCTTTAACTACGCCAAATACATAGGCGCGAATTGGCACCACGGCCAGCCTATTAAACTCGCCGATGTGTTGTTCATCTACGCTTGGTACTGGGATATAGCTAATGATCCTAATAAAGTTGCCAGAGAGTCCGGCGTTGCCTCTTATGTCAACGGCACTATGGCGATTATCAAAGGCATCCGTATTCTAAACGATACGGCTATTGAAGTTTATATTGACTTCTGGCACTTTGACCCGAACTACATCGCTTCGTGGGCTGTTGTAACGCCAGATATGCCGTGGGAGGTTTATTACGCCGTTGATCAGCTAGTATATGTAAAACAGACTCACGCCGCCTCAAGATCCGGTGCCACTAAATACAACGTGCCTTGGCTATCGCTAATTTTAAGAGATCACGCCAAGGCGGCAGCCGATGTTTTACAAGAGGCGCTTGATCAGGTAATCTTCCCAGAGAATTGGTTCAAAATAGGCAATAAGACGTTATTTACTAAAGATGAAGCTCTTGCGAGGTACAGAGCTGCGATAGATTGGTTTAACCAATATCGCCATATGATAATATCACAAGGGCCGTTCTACCTATACGCCATCGACACTGCTAATCAGTATATTGAGCTAAGAGCATTTAGAGATCCCACATACCCCTACAAACCAGGCGCATTTTACTTCGGCGTGGCAACTCCGGTATCTATAAAGGCGATAAACATCCCCACAATCGCCGTTGGTCAATCTGGCACGGTTTCCATATCGCTTGAAGTTCCTGAGGGCGCCGGGAGAATATTCTACAAGTGGGGTATTATAGATCAAACAACTGGCAAGTTTGTTTACATTTCAGACGAGGCTTCGGCTACAACAACGCCTATTACAATTTCAATACCTACGGATGTGGCATCAAAACTAACGCCGAATAAGGCCTACAAATTCTGGATATATGCATATACCGAGAATGTGCCAATAGTAGCTGAATCTACACAAGTATTCGTCCCCAGGACTGTTGCGCCAACTCCGACACCTTCACCATCGCCTTCTCCATCGCCAGCGCCTAGCCCAACGCAGCCTACTGTAATAACCACAACTACGGTTGCCCCTGCTGCCGGCACTACTGAGGCTCTTGCGGCGGGTATTATAGGTATTATAGCAGTGTTAGTAGCGTTGGCTTTTGCACTGAGGAGGAGAAGAGGAGAGGGAACACAAACTAGATAG
- a CDS encoding isoaspartyl peptidase/L-asparaginase has product MIVAVHGGAGLWRVEERIKQEVKKALAAAISEGLLAAERGSALDAVVAAVEYMEKSGLFNAGYGSVYAIDGRVYMDAGVMDGRSKRAGAVAAVEGVKSAVRLARYVLENTDHVIISGEGARLLAAKTGLLEASYKFYTEEKNKRFQEVVQEARRGNWHYKRVAEFFGDTVGAVALDRDGNLAAATSTGGVWLKWPGRIGDSPIPGAGFWAENGVGAFSATGVGEVIIMSALSLRARDELIKTGDIGVAVEKAIGFVTESYGPNTAGIIGIDSKGRPAYAYNTKAMARGWGKRGEIYVDL; this is encoded by the coding sequence GTGATTGTCGCGGTCCACGGCGGAGCTGGCCTGTGGAGAGTAGAAGAGCGCATCAAGCAGGAGGTCAAAAAGGCGCTGGCCGCCGCCATTAGCGAGGGCCTTCTCGCGGCCGAGAGGGGGAGCGCCCTAGATGCAGTTGTGGCGGCGGTGGAGTACATGGAGAAAAGCGGCCTCTTCAACGCGGGCTACGGCTCTGTCTACGCCATAGACGGCAGAGTATATATGGACGCTGGCGTTATGGACGGGCGCTCTAAAAGAGCGGGAGCCGTGGCGGCCGTCGAGGGTGTTAAAAGCGCCGTGAGGCTGGCTAGGTACGTGTTGGAAAACACAGACCACGTCATTATATCGGGAGAGGGCGCCCGGCTCCTCGCGGCTAAAACAGGCCTTTTAGAAGCCTCTTATAAATTTTACACAGAGGAGAAAAACAAGAGGTTTCAAGAGGTGGTGCAAGAGGCGAGGCGGGGCAATTGGCATTATAAGAGAGTCGCGGAATTTTTCGGCGATACTGTCGGCGCCGTGGCGTTGGACAGAGACGGCAATTTAGCAGCGGCTACCTCCACTGGGGGCGTTTGGCTCAAATGGCCGGGGAGGATAGGCGATAGTCCAATACCGGGGGCTGGGTTTTGGGCTGAAAACGGAGTGGGGGCCTTCAGCGCTACAGGCGTGGGGGAGGTGATTATTATGTCCGCTCTGTCGTTAAGAGCCCGCGACGAGCTTATAAAAACAGGCGATATAGGCGTTGCAGTAGAGAAGGCGATAGGGTTCGTGACTGAGTCGTACGGCCCAAATACGGCTGGGATAATAGGGATTGACTCCAAGGGGAGGCCCGCCTACGCCTATAACACAAAGGCAATGGCGAGGGGGTGGGGAAAACGCGGGGAGATTTACGTAGATCTTTAG
- a CDS encoding 30S ribosomal protein S13 — MSQEIRAIVRIGDTDLDGNKQVAYALAKIRGIGIASAYAICWKLGIDPHAILGALPEDQINKLDWAVRNLHELAPAWFLNRRKDPETGRDLHLIGSELVLAAKRDVDLMKKLKSWKGVRHSLGLKVRGQRTVTTGRFGATAGVTKKKAAAGK; from the coding sequence GTGTCTCAAGAGATACGCGCCATTGTCCGCATTGGGGATACAGACCTAGATGGAAATAAACAAGTGGCGTACGCCTTAGCTAAGATCAGAGGAATAGGCATTGCCTCGGCCTACGCAATTTGTTGGAAACTGGGCATTGACCCCCACGCAATACTCGGCGCGCTTCCAGAGGATCAAATTAACAAACTAGACTGGGCTGTGCGCAATCTACACGAGCTCGCCCCCGCGTGGTTTTTAAACAGGAGGAAGGACCCCGAGACTGGGAGGGATCTCCACTTAATAGGCTCAGAGCTAGTGCTGGCGGCAAAGAGAGATGTGGATTTAATGAAGAAGTTGAAGAGCTGGAAGGGCGTTCGCCACTCGCTTGGGCTTAAGGTGAGGGGGCAGAGGACTGTCACAACTGGTAGGTTCGGCGCCACTGCCGGTGTCACGAAGAAAAAGGCGGCCGCGGGTAAGTAA
- a CDS encoding 30S ribosomal protein S4, with the protein MGGLKKPKKKYLAGKPKKIWNKQLLLEELQLMGEYGLRNKKELWLARARLKWITRRARSLLSMTAEERAPLEMPFKEKLYKMGFIEDPNVQLDRILSLDVRAILERRLQTIVYRMGLAKSIHHARQLIVHGHVAVAGRRVTSPGFLVPRELEDKISLIQ; encoded by the coding sequence ATGGGCGGTTTGAAAAAGCCTAAGAAGAAATACCTCGCGGGGAAGCCGAAGAAGATATGGAACAAGCAGTTATTGCTGGAGGAGTTGCAACTAATGGGCGAGTACGGCCTGAGGAATAAGAAAGAGCTGTGGCTGGCTAGGGCTAGGCTGAAGTGGATCACAAGGCGGGCCCGCTCTTTGCTCTCCATGACGGCTGAGGAGAGAGCCCCTCTGGAGATGCCGTTTAAAGAGAAGCTTTATAAAATGGGCTTTATAGAGGATCCCAACGTGCAGCTTGACAGAATACTATCGCTTGACGTAAGGGCGATATTAGAGAGGAGGCTTCAGACAATTGTCTACAGAATGGGCCTCGCCAAGTCTATACACCACGCGAGGCAGTTAATAGTACACGGCCACGTGGCCGTGGCGGGGAGGAGGGTCACCTCGCCCGGCTTTCTAGTGCCCCGAGAGCTGGAGGACAAAATCTCTCTCATACAGTGA